In Allocoleopsis franciscana PCC 7113, a single genomic region encodes these proteins:
- a CDS encoding ParA family protein, which produces MQTVSSISLAGGQGKTTMVLFVARLLAAKGHTVLAIDADPQSSLTTFLGFTVEPDSPTLLEVLKKQVDTKDGIYETRYNNLFLIPSDDALDTVQDYLAGSGTGALTLGRRLKSVAKLFNYCIIDAPPQRSQISLTVIGASDGLMIPVEASVKGLQSLIRTLELINELKEEDETFGGRVLGVVPFRDRWVGLRRTTESESNIESMKQITSQWFEEDLVLPSIRESEKFKQAINRGLTLHEMGQEDLAYPIEVLVDKIYSLDGKHDKS; this is translated from the coding sequence ATGCAGACAGTCAGTTCCATATCCTTGGCTGGTGGTCAGGGGAAGACGACAATGGTTTTGTTCGTGGCTCGTCTATTAGCCGCGAAGGGACATACGGTTTTGGCGATCGATGCCGATCCTCAGAGCAGCCTGACGACTTTCTTGGGTTTCACTGTGGAACCCGATAGCCCCACTTTGCTCGAAGTTCTCAAAAAGCAAGTCGATACTAAGGATGGGATTTACGAAACGAGGTACAACAATCTGTTTTTGATTCCCTCTGATGACGCTCTGGACACGGTGCAAGATTATCTGGCAGGTAGCGGCACGGGTGCTTTGACACTGGGGCGACGGCTCAAGAGTGTTGCTAAACTCTTTAACTATTGCATCATTGATGCACCCCCGCAGCGATCGCAAATTTCCCTGACGGTAATTGGTGCGTCTGATGGGTTGATGATTCCGGTTGAAGCGTCGGTAAAGGGCTTACAATCGTTGATTCGCACTCTGGAGTTGATTAATGAACTCAAGGAAGAGGATGAGACGTTTGGGGGGAGGGTTTTGGGTGTAGTTCCGTTTCGCGATCGCTGGGTAGGGTTACGCCGCACGACGGAAAGTGAGAGCAACATTGAGTCCATGAAGCAAATTACTAGCCAATGGTTTGAAGAAGATTTGGTGCTGCCATCGATTCGCGAGTCGGAGAAGTTCAAGCAAGCCATTAACCGAGGACTGACGCTGCACGAAATGGGGCAAGAGGATTTGGCTTATCCCATTGAGGTTCTAGTAGACAAGATTTATTCGTTGGACGGTAAGCATGACAAATCCTGA
- the asnB gene encoding asparagine synthase (glutamine-hydrolyzing), which yields MCGIVAFLSFQDSIDSESLKRATQRLHHRGPDGQKCWISPTRRVGLGHARLSIIDLKTGDQPISNQNNNLHIVVNGEFYDFERIQQDLERWGYQLRTHSDSEIALHLYDEFGTQCLHHLRGEFAFVLWDERNQLLFAARDRFGIKPLYYTVERGILYLASEVKALFAAGVTARWDHESFFQADSGLLDPARTLFQNIYQVPPGHFLLASPHSIQLKSYWDFNYPRIGDEVPQYSEHEYIEKLRYTLNEAIRLRLRADVPVGCYLSGGLDSSAVLGIAATHTSTPLQAFTISFNQAAYDEKTIAQSTAAYTGTNIQLIPVSQSDFAEHFADTVWHGEMFCINTHTVAKYILSKAARDAGYKVVLTGEGADEIFAGYAHFRQDMLLYNTKGQDEKEIKRLLEELRLNNTVSMGILLPNETSTPLPNVQRLLGFVPTWMETTAAGSLKGRALYAPEFAAQFSQRDAFRVFFNGVDVQGQLSQREPVNQSLYLWSKTALPNYLLRMLGDGVEMAHSIEGRLPFLDHHVVELVRELPVSLKIRGMTEKYVLREAARPYLTDTVYSREKHPFFAPPSTSQLNSPLQELLQDTLRDPIKGSLPFYDQAKVIALLDQLPEMADSTRTSIDPVLMKMLSACVLQERFGLA from the coding sequence ATGTGCGGAATTGTGGCATTCCTGTCGTTTCAAGATTCTATTGACTCCGAGTCTTTGAAACGGGCAACTCAACGCTTACATCATCGGGGACCGGACGGACAGAAGTGTTGGATTTCCCCGACACGACGTGTTGGGTTGGGGCACGCCCGACTCAGCATTATTGATCTCAAAACAGGCGACCAGCCGATTTCTAACCAAAACAACAATCTACATATTGTTGTTAACGGAGAGTTTTATGACTTTGAACGAATACAGCAGGACTTAGAGCGATGGGGCTACCAACTACGTACCCATTCTGATAGCGAGATAGCTCTTCATCTTTACGACGAGTTTGGTACGCAATGCCTGCATCATTTACGGGGCGAATTTGCGTTTGTGCTTTGGGACGAAAGAAATCAGCTACTATTTGCAGCTCGCGATCGTTTTGGGATTAAGCCACTGTACTACACCGTGGAAAGAGGCATCCTTTATTTGGCCTCCGAAGTCAAGGCGTTATTTGCGGCTGGTGTGACTGCGCGTTGGGATCATGAGTCCTTTTTTCAGGCCGACAGCGGTCTATTAGATCCAGCTCGTACCTTATTTCAAAATATTTATCAGGTGCCACCAGGTCACTTTCTTTTGGCCTCGCCCCATAGTATCCAATTGAAGAGCTACTGGGATTTTAATTATCCCCGAATCGGGGATGAGGTTCCTCAATACAGTGAACATGAATACATCGAAAAACTCCGGTACACCTTGAATGAAGCCATTCGACTTCGGTTGCGAGCTGACGTGCCAGTGGGTTGCTATCTGAGTGGCGGACTTGATTCATCGGCTGTGTTGGGTATAGCAGCTACGCATACTTCGACTCCGCTCCAGGCATTCACTATCTCCTTTAACCAAGCTGCCTATGACGAAAAGACTATTGCTCAGTCAACAGCCGCCTATACGGGCACAAATATCCAGCTAATTCCAGTTAGTCAATCTGACTTCGCTGAACATTTTGCGGACACAGTTTGGCACGGTGAGATGTTCTGCATAAACACCCATACCGTTGCCAAGTACATATTGAGCAAGGCTGCACGCGATGCAGGCTACAAAGTAGTGCTAACTGGCGAAGGTGCCGATGAAATCTTCGCAGGATACGCCCATTTCCGCCAAGATATGTTGCTTTACAACACGAAAGGGCAAGACGAAAAAGAAATAAAACGACTATTAGAAGAGTTACGCTTAAACAATACGGTCTCAATGGGTATCCTTTTACCTAATGAGACATCTACACCACTGCCCAATGTGCAGCGACTCTTAGGTTTTGTACCGACCTGGATGGAAACAACTGCCGCAGGTAGTCTCAAGGGTCGCGCTCTCTACGCACCTGAATTTGCTGCCCAGTTTTCACAGCGAGACGCCTTTCGTGTCTTTTTCAACGGAGTAGATGTACAGGGTCAACTCTCTCAACGGGAGCCTGTAAACCAATCACTCTATTTGTGGTCGAAAACAGCGCTACCGAACTATCTTCTGCGAATGCTGGGAGACGGAGTGGAGATGGCACACTCTATTGAAGGGCGTCTGCCCTTTCTTGACCATCATGTGGTTGAATTGGTGCGTGAGCTTCCCGTTTCACTCAAGATTCGTGGTATGACTGAAAAATATGTACTGCGAGAAGCCGCTCGTCCCTACTTAACCGATACGGTTTACTCCCGCGAAAAGCACCCGTTCTTTGCTCCGCCTTCTACCTCTCAACTGAACTCTCCATTGCAGGAATTGCTCCAAGATACGCTGCGAGATCCAATTAAAGGCTCACTACCCTTCTATGACCAAGCCAAGGTGATCGCACTGTTAGATCAACTCCCTGAAATGGCTGATAGTACACGTACTTCAATAGATCCAGTTTTGATGAAGATGTTGAGTGCTTGTGTCCTTCAAGAACGGTTTGGACTGGCGTAG
- a CDS encoding YdeI/OmpD-associated family protein translates to MAKPDNQLETFHATNRQQWREWLEKNHHTSLGVWLIYYKVKSGKPSIRYSEAVKEALCFGWIDSKVKSLDSERYMQIFTPRKPKSVWSKLNKQYIEELIEQGLMTPSGLEKIEAAKQDGSWNTLDAIEELIIPADLKQALEANEAANRYFEALSNSSKKNILFWIESAKRPETRLRRIEQTISSAVQNKNPLARG, encoded by the coding sequence ATGGCGAAACCTGATAACCAACTAGAAACCTTTCATGCCACAAATCGCCAACAATGGCGGGAATGGTTGGAGAAAAACCATCACACTTCTCTTGGTGTATGGCTCATCTACTACAAAGTAAAAAGTGGTAAGCCCAGCATTCGATATAGTGAAGCGGTAAAAGAAGCCTTATGCTTTGGTTGGATTGACAGTAAAGTCAAATCCTTAGACTCAGAACGTTATATGCAAATATTTACACCCCGAAAACCGAAAAGCGTCTGGTCAAAATTAAATAAGCAATATATTGAAGAACTCATAGAACAAGGGTTGATGACACCGTCGGGTCTTGAAAAAATTGAAGCGGCAAAACAAGATGGTTCATGGAACACGTTAGATGCGATAGAAGAGTTAATAATTCCGGCAGACTTAAAGCAAGCCTTAGAAGCCAACGAAGCGGCTAATAGGTATTTTGAGGCATTGAGTAACTCATCTAAAAAGAATATCCTCTTTTGGATTGAAAGTGCTAAACGTCCGGAGACAAGGTTGAGGAGAATTGAGCAAACTATCAGCTCAGCCGTGCAGAACAAAAATCCCTTGGCACGAGGTTGA
- a CDS encoding Hsp20/alpha crystallin family protein gives MALVRWNPWREMATLQQQMNRLFDETLVPATGWERSLVRVPAAEMEETKDAIHLKLEVPGIEAKDLDVQVTENAVSISGERKEETKTEENGVTKSEFHYGKFQRVIPLPARIQNTQVQAEYKDGILSLTLPKSEEEKNKVVKVNLEEAAA, from the coding sequence ATGGCATTAGTTCGTTGGAATCCCTGGCGAGAAATGGCTACTCTACAACAGCAAATGAACCGCTTGTTTGATGAGACTCTAGTACCTGCTACAGGTTGGGAAAGAAGCTTGGTAAGAGTTCCTGCTGCTGAGATGGAAGAGACAAAAGATGCTATCCATCTGAAACTGGAAGTACCAGGAATCGAAGCCAAAGATTTGGACGTGCAAGTTACAGAGAATGCTGTTTCCATCAGCGGTGAGCGTAAGGAAGAAACTAAAACCGAAGAGAACGGCGTAACCAAGAGCGAATTCCACTACGGTAAATTCCAGCGTGTGATTCCTTTACCCGCTCGCATTCAAAACACCCAAGTACAGGCTGAGTACAAAGACGGTATCCTGAGTCTGACACTGCCCAAGTCTGAAGAAGAAAAGAATAAGGTCGTCAAAGTTAATTTGGAGGAAGCTGCTGCCTAA